Proteins from a genomic interval of Kitasatospora herbaricolor:
- a CDS encoding peptidoglycan-binding domain-containing protein, which produces MRKKLAVLGAAALLAGVGLSTAPAASAATASQYCGKGYTTSEPQLSYGDSGPAVMALQCQLNEDMANTHLTVDGVFGGLTYNAVVKFQGCNGLQRDGIVGPKTWGQLDAWSYLPGEAKLNC; this is translated from the coding sequence ATGCGCAAGAAGCTCGCCGTCCTGGGCGCCGCCGCCCTCCTCGCCGGCGTCGGCCTCAGCACCGCACCCGCCGCCTCGGCCGCCACCGCCTCCCAGTACTGCGGCAAGGGGTACACCACGAGCGAGCCCCAGCTGAGCTACGGCGACAGCGGCCCCGCGGTGATGGCGCTGCAGTGCCAGCTGAACGAGGACATGGCCAACACGCACCTCACCGTGGACGGCGTCTTCGGCGGGCTGACCTACAACGCCGTCGTCAAGTTCCAGGGCTGCAACGGCCTCCAGCGGGACGGGATCGTGGGCCCGAAGACCTGGGGCCAGCTCGACGCGTGGAGCTACCTCCCCGGCGAGGCGAAGCTCAACTGCTGA
- a CDS encoding peptidoglycan-binding protein, with product MSSRKGVRTGATTTLLAVALAVTGVLTTGPSAQAAVGQGYVNGFDAVGDDWNDEGVLSVTQHSHSGAAGLWQMVLYADGYLSESGVDCKFGNGTDSATRQWQSNHGVTSDGAVGGQTFGRAGGRLFLSSDGIVGFSGEARTVYFVRNTTSGAYGFRGPLRGFTQADYAYPDGC from the coding sequence ATGAGCAGCAGGAAGGGCGTCAGGACCGGCGCCACGACGACACTTCTCGCCGTCGCCCTCGCCGTCACCGGCGTTCTGACCACCGGCCCGAGCGCCCAGGCGGCCGTCGGCCAGGGATACGTCAACGGCTTCGACGCCGTGGGCGACGACTGGAACGACGAAGGCGTGCTGTCCGTCACCCAGCACTCCCACAGCGGCGCCGCCGGCCTGTGGCAGATGGTCCTCTACGCGGACGGCTACCTCTCCGAGTCGGGCGTGGACTGCAAGTTCGGGAACGGGACGGACAGCGCGACCCGGCAGTGGCAGTCGAACCACGGGGTGACGTCCGACGGCGCGGTCGGCGGCCAGACCTTCGGCAGGGCCGGCGGGCGGCTGTTCCTTTCCTCCGACGGGATCGTCGGATTCAGCGGTGAGGCGCGCACCGTCTACTTCGTCCGCAACACCACCAGCGGCGCCTACGGCTTCCGTGGCCCGCTGCGGGGCTTCACCCAGGCCGACTACGCCTACCCGGACGGGTGCTGA
- a CDS encoding AfsR/SARP family transcriptional regulator, which translates to MSTTVTRRAGCPQELPGGDAAERWRYGILGALEVHHGSRPAAVERPRHRAVLTWLLLHADRPVTTEQLVDAVWGENPVATARGRVHAAVSELRKTLRTGGAQPLVSRNGGYCLLTEEADVDVVRFRQGLDAARRLSCGGDPAGAASALREGLGLWRGTALAGLEAPFAEAARAHLEEERFAAQELLADLELSLGRHQELVPELGAVLDRYPTREGIAERLVLALYRSGRQTDALAVIRRVRLRLGEEYGLDPGRSIGDLESAVLRGDRALLGVPGPGTREPAGVLPGALAGPPERQPAEPSSGSGPAQAPAGDLDPSSAPDPSPDPVALAFRPAQLPPTVADFAGRCTELRELRDLLRHAADQPGECGLRVCAVTGPGGIGKTALALHAAHRAAAHFPDGQLHADLRGGDRVPAAPTEVLAAFLRALGVPAGAVPAEEEARAALYRSVLARRRVLVVLDDARDVTQIRPLLPGSGRCAVVVTGRGKLAGLVGAHRLDLERLDDTEAHALFAGIVGRRRAGAEPEATAEVLAACAGLPLALRIAAARLTVRRHWTVAALAARLGDRSRTLDELHVDDLAVRTCFATSYRRLPAPDGSGRTPDPARAFRLLGIAPGSVISQAAAAALFDLSPARTEAVLEQLVDAGLLESPAPGHYRLHDLLRLFAAERATAEESQAGRQAAIGRVTDWHLSSLVEADALPFPGRPRTAAPAVPLTAYREDRLVADGGAGLRAAG; encoded by the coding sequence ATGAGTACGACCGTGACCCGGAGGGCCGGGTGTCCGCAGGAGCTCCCGGGCGGTGACGCCGCCGAGAGGTGGCGGTACGGCATCCTGGGCGCGCTGGAGGTGCACCACGGGAGCCGGCCGGCCGCGGTGGAGCGCCCGCGCCACCGCGCCGTCCTCACCTGGCTGCTGCTGCACGCCGACCGGCCGGTGACCACCGAGCAACTCGTGGACGCCGTCTGGGGGGAGAACCCGGTGGCCACCGCGCGGGGCCGGGTCCACGCCGCGGTCTCCGAGCTGCGGAAGACCCTCCGCACCGGCGGTGCCCAACCGCTGGTCTCCCGTAACGGCGGCTACTGCCTGCTCACCGAGGAGGCCGACGTCGACGTCGTACGGTTCCGGCAGGGCCTGGACGCAGCGCGCCGGCTGTCCTGCGGCGGTGACCCGGCCGGCGCCGCGTCGGCGCTGCGCGAGGGACTGGGCCTGTGGCGGGGGACGGCGCTCGCCGGGCTGGAGGCCCCGTTCGCCGAGGCCGCCCGCGCGCATCTGGAGGAAGAGCGCTTCGCCGCCCAGGAGTTGCTCGCCGACCTGGAGTTGTCCCTGGGACGCCATCAGGAGCTGGTGCCCGAGCTGGGTGCGGTGCTCGACCGCTACCCGACCCGGGAGGGGATCGCCGAACGTCTGGTCCTGGCGCTCTACCGCAGCGGGCGGCAGACCGACGCGCTGGCGGTGATCCGCCGGGTGCGCCTGCGGCTCGGCGAGGAGTACGGCCTCGATCCCGGCCGGTCCATCGGCGACCTGGAGAGCGCCGTCCTGCGGGGCGACCGGGCCCTCCTCGGTGTCCCCGGTCCGGGGACACGGGAGCCGGCCGGCGTCCTACCGGGTGCCCTCGCCGGACCGCCGGAGCGGCAGCCCGCCGAGCCCTCGTCCGGCAGCGGCCCGGCGCAGGCCCCGGCCGGGGATCTCGACCCGTCCTCGGCGCCCGACCCGTCGCCCGACCCGGTCGCCCTCGCGTTCCGCCCCGCCCAACTCCCGCCGACGGTGGCCGATTTCGCCGGGCGTTGCACCGAACTGCGGGAGTTGCGGGACCTGCTGCGGCACGCCGCGGACCAGCCGGGCGAATGCGGCCTGCGGGTCTGCGCGGTCACCGGGCCGGGCGGGATCGGCAAGACCGCGCTGGCCCTGCACGCGGCCCACCGGGCCGCCGCGCACTTCCCGGACGGGCAGCTCCACGCCGACCTGCGCGGCGGCGACCGCGTGCCCGCGGCGCCCACCGAGGTACTGGCCGCCTTCCTGCGGGCCCTCGGCGTGCCCGCCGGCGCCGTCCCCGCGGAGGAGGAGGCCCGCGCCGCCCTCTACCGGAGCGTGCTCGCACGCCGGCGCGTGCTGGTGGTGCTGGACGACGCCCGGGACGTCACCCAGATCCGCCCGCTGCTGCCCGGCTCCGGCCGGTGCGCGGTGGTGGTCACCGGTCGCGGCAAGCTCGCCGGCCTGGTCGGCGCCCACCGGCTGGACCTCGAACGGCTGGACGACACCGAGGCCCACGCCCTGTTCGCCGGTATCGTCGGCCGGCGCCGGGCCGGCGCCGAGCCCGAGGCCACCGCCGAGGTCCTCGCCGCCTGCGCGGGCCTGCCGCTGGCCCTGCGCATCGCCGCCGCCCGCCTCACCGTGCGGCGCCACTGGACGGTGGCCGCCCTGGCGGCCCGGCTCGGCGACCGCAGCAGGACGCTCGACGAGCTGCACGTCGACGACCTCGCCGTCCGCACCTGCTTCGCGACGAGCTACCGCCGACTGCCCGCGCCGGACGGATCCGGGCGGACCCCCGACCCGGCGCGGGCGTTCCGGCTGCTGGGCATCGCACCCGGCTCCGTGATCAGCCAGGCCGCCGCGGCGGCCCTGTTCGACCTGTCCCCCGCCCGGACCGAGGCCGTCCTGGAACAGCTCGTGGACGCCGGCCTGCTGGAGTCGCCCGCCCCGGGCCACTACCGGCTGCACGACCTGCTGCGGCTCTTCGCCGCGGAGCGGGCCACCGCCGAGGAGTCGCAGGCCGGCCGGCAGGCGGCAATCGGACGGGTCACCGACTGGCACCTGAGCAGTCTCGTCGAAGCCGACGCCCTGCCCTTCCCCGGCCGTCCGCGCACGGCTGCGCCGGCCGTCCCCCTCACCGCCTACCGGGAGGACCGGCTGGTCGCCGACGGGGGCGCGGGCCTGCGGGCCGCCGGCTGA